GttatagtttataacaaaattaatattagaaaatctttctaaaaaatataatatcgtttgatcaaattttagttcaataaaatggAAAATTGAACATGACTTATAgtgtaattattttttaatataatcctcccacatggtctgtaagaataaatttgttataCATATACTATTAACttgtaaatattttaatatttgatataaatagttggtaaaaatgattggtaaatatatttagCAACTTAtgaattatttttataaaatataaatttataaattaatttttacatttaaaaaaattaaaatcatgATTTGAGATATGATTTGGAATTTCATCATGTGCAAATGCCTACTAAAGGTAAAGGAAGACACAACATATCAAATAATGGTGTTAAGCTATTATTGGGCCACTTCAGTGGTGACAAGCCTTTCATCTTGTGAGCCCACAGAACAAACAAGGATAAAATGTCAATACTTTTGGTCTCAGCTGCCACGGATTATTAATTCGTAGTTTGAACACAAATTATGATGAAATTAATTATGTTGAGATAAGTTATATTGAGATTATTTATGTTTGGATTAGTTATTCTGAGATTATTTCTTATTAATTGTTAGGTTTATTGTATTAAAAGTAACATGCGTTGTACAACTTTTAAGAAAAAattgtttgtttacaaaaatatccCACACCTTATGTAGTAGAATAAAAGTTTTGAGAATTTCATGGCTATTTTAGTCAATTTCACTGTTTTATCTTCGGATAAGTTATCCCAGAATAACTATTCCATCCTCTGATCGTATCAAACCAACCCTTAAATGATTCGCTCAATTTTTACTAAATTTTAATCTGTTTGCTTGTctttttataatttatttaattatttaataaaGTCATATAAAAGTTTTTTTATTATGCCTGTATATAATGTATTAGACAAAGAATTTGCTCAAAATATTTGCTCAGAATATTACGACAAAATTTTTATGGGTCAATTTAatttacatttaaatatttcgCCAAATCAACctaattttattaattaaattaGGCGTGTGATAAGTTATGTTAATAAATTGACGAATCACTAACCTCTCCAAGAAACAAAAAAGAGAGTAGTAGAACTCTACATGTTTTTGCTCAAAAACAAAATTATACCACATGCTTCAAGAAGAAAGTTTTCATTCAGTTTATTAGACAATAGAAAACTTGTAAGGTTTCTAAGTGAGAGGAAATTGCAGAACTAAGTTATTTAATTAGTTAGAAACCGACACACCAAACTATGTCAAACACCAAACGATTATCTAAATAGAAAACAATTAAGACTTGTCACCAATGAAATGTTGCTTTCCAGATTGTCAAACATCTCAATAATATAATCAACTTGCAATTGCTAGTGAATTTGGGGTCCCTCCTGCTGCTTAAAATGAAGCATCACGCTCAAACTTTAAAAAATATCATTCACTTGTAAAAAGTAAATTCTACTCCATTTTGCTTCTTCTTTATCGATCCTCCTCAAGCAATCCATATTGGATATTAAAAAGGGCAAAAAAAAGGTGAATATTCTCTGGATGTGGggacttttttcttctttttggctCAACTTTTCATTTTATTAAATAATGCACGCCTGTACTCGGTTATTTTGTGTGCCCATATCTATATGTACGTAGCCGGCCTAAGAGGCCCGATCcgaaaacaaccaaaatttcgGGTTTGAGTtctgaaattaaaaattaaaggaaTGATTGGAATTCTTTTATTAATAATCGTTACTTAGATGACCATCATTTTTCATAGAATTTTTAAACTGTATAACCGTCACCAAAGTAATGACTcctaaatatatattttatgtatattagtTTATAATATACAAATTTATACATAAAGTAATGTTTTTTGTATATTTCAGCTAGCTACAGTAATTATTTTTGGACAAGCGGCTAAATGAAGTCCGGAGCCTAAagatataaaaatacacggtatttacCAAAAGGAGATgataaaaaatttatataccaaaagaggTATATCGTgagctgatccacgatatacccaaaaaaaaaaatcggctgTCAGAGCCAaatcaacgaaaaaaaaaaatttgaacgtataacgtggactgatccacgttatacaaaatattttgtataacgtgaatcagtccacgttttaatagtgtataacgtggatcagtccacattttacaaatatattttgtaaaacgtggactacCACCTctaaaggttttttttttgttttgcgaGCTCTAAAAAAAAgttactttgaccaatgattaatcGTGTGTgaagattccgaaacgtcaatattttatatagaacctgatatttttttctgcgtacaataatgtaggctcaatacatcaagaatacgtAGACGTTAAAAACTTATATCATTTTTGTACAAACGAACCACATAATATGGGACCATCAAATGGTATAATGGAAAGGTTGATATCCCTCAATTATTAATCAAATGTCTGAGATTATATTTGAGTTCTAGGAATGAAGAATATCACATTAGAAAACATTTTCTTCCTTAGTGGACCAATTCGGTGCGGCTCAAATTATCAACCTAGTAATTGCAGATAGTAGATGCTTAAACTGAAAAGTTAAAGGACTCAAATTCATCGGCCAATTAATTTCAGATAGGTGAAGATTAAACTGAAAAGAAAAAAGGACCAAAAATATTGACAAAAACTATACTAAAATTTACAAACTCGATAACCTAATCGAGATGATGCAGACATGCACCTGTTAAAACATTTTCATATATGCTGCCATGGAAACCCCACTTGGGCTGCATATAAAATTTGCTAACACATCATAGGAAAACAAGAACAACCTAACCTAATTTGGGCAAGTTGGTGACTATATATTTATCACCATTCTTGATCCATCATCACTCATTTTTTTTTGATGAGGAGAGGGTCAGTTTTTTAGGCAAGAAATTAGACATATTGCACACTACACATTGTTAACTAGTAATTAATAGGAATTTTTTTTAGACACAAATGGTATGGTAAGTGGATCCTCCTATGACCTGGACGTGTCCACTTGTTTCAGCCAAATTAAGAAGTTTTCTCTCTTTGATAGCTGGATCTTCAAAGAGCAACACTTTGTCCTTGTCTTTCACCCCTACCATGTGCAAATATTCATAAtcctctctttcttttcctctgTATAATAGCCTTTGCTCTTTTGGTTCTAAACCAGTTACCATTGCCAGTATCATCTTTAATTCTCCTGTGATCAATAAATCACACGATCAGGTCAGAGCAGGTCGTAATAGGAAAGTGACAAAAAAAGGGAAACTTTTACTTACCAAAAGATGAAGTAGCTTGTATAGAAATGTCATGCCACTGAGAAACAGTAGAGACTCTAAGGGTGATGATTGATTCTCCATCATTCTTTGCACATTCTCTCTTTTGAACCAACATACCACCTGGACGCATTTCCCATTTGATTTCACCACCTAATTTGGCGTCTCCACCTGATGCTGCCGCGGCAGTAGCAGCACTAGTAGTACTTGCAAACTTGGAATTGCTTCTGAAGAACTTCTTGCACCTCAACTTGATCATTTTAATTGGTTTTTTGGTGGGTTAATGTTTCTTCTAAATTGTAATACAATAATTTGAAAACGGCTTAGTGGGATAAAGAAAGTGAACAGAATTGGCTAGTTATATAGGAGCAGTTGGGGGATCCGTATGGGGATAAATAGCAAACTGAGAAAGACACAAAAGCCGCCAAGAGTTACAACATGCTTACCAATAATTTATTAGTTGTTCATTATCACAGCTAATGAGAAACATATGAGTGGGCCAAAAATATACTTGCACGCTTATTTACATTAAATCAAACAGTTAGGAATTGTAATTTAAAGTTAAATACTTTGTTCATTTAATTTTATGAGTACTTTTTGAGTTTGACTAGAAACCAAA
Above is a genomic segment from Lycium barbarum isolate Lr01 chromosome 12, ASM1917538v2, whole genome shotgun sequence containing:
- the LOC132623940 gene encoding BAG family molecular chaperone regulator 3-like, giving the protein MIKLRCKKFFRSNSKFASTTSAATAAAASGGDAKLGGEIKWEMRPGGMLVQKRECAKNDGESIITLRVSTVSQWHDISIQATSSFGELKMILAMVTGLEPKEQRLLYRGKEREDYEYLHMVGVKDKDKVLLFEDPAIKERKLLNLAETSGHVQVIGGSTYHTICV